In Streptomyces durocortorensis, a genomic segment contains:
- a CDS encoding FKBP-type peptidyl-prolyl cis-trans isomerase, which yields MRRIAGLLVAPLLLLSAVACGNDKASDSASSKNGVPAITAGAKFGEKPTLSKGEGDPPKELKTDVISEGDGAKLKNGDAIQVNYLGQAWDSDKPFDNSFDRKQPFDLTLGAGMVIQGWDKGLVGQKVGSRVELVIPPELGYGEQGQGDIKPNATLVFVVDVLKATQIPASAKGTEVAQDNIDLPKVGVKTDGKAPTVTIPKSDPPKKLASTYVLESDGDVVKESDSVVVNYVGMVWKDAKEFDNTYSTGKTQTFPLSQVTLKGLKTGLIDKKVGSRVLIVIPPDQAFGDQQQQAIPKNSTLVFAVDILAKV from the coding sequence GTGCGCCGAATTGCCGGCCTTCTCGTCGCCCCCCTCCTGCTGCTGTCGGCAGTGGCGTGCGGCAACGACAAGGCCTCCGACTCCGCCTCGTCCAAGAACGGCGTCCCCGCGATCACCGCGGGGGCGAAGTTCGGCGAGAAGCCCACCCTCTCCAAGGGCGAGGGGGACCCGCCCAAGGAGCTGAAGACCGACGTCATCAGCGAGGGGGACGGGGCGAAGCTCAAGAACGGCGATGCGATCCAGGTCAACTACCTCGGTCAGGCCTGGGACTCCGACAAGCCGTTCGACAACAGCTTCGACCGCAAGCAGCCCTTCGACCTGACGCTCGGTGCGGGCATGGTCATCCAGGGCTGGGACAAGGGCCTGGTCGGGCAGAAGGTCGGCAGCCGCGTCGAGCTGGTCATCCCGCCGGAGCTCGGATACGGCGAGCAGGGCCAGGGCGACATCAAGCCGAACGCCACCCTCGTGTTCGTCGTCGACGTCCTCAAGGCCACCCAGATCCCGGCCTCCGCCAAGGGCACCGAGGTCGCCCAGGACAACATCGACCTGCCCAAGGTCGGAGTGAAGACCGACGGCAAGGCCCCCACCGTCACCATCCCCAAGAGCGACCCGCCGAAGAAGCTGGCCTCCACCTACGTCCTGGAGTCCGACGGCGACGTCGTCAAGGAGTCCGACAGCGTCGTCGTGAACTACGTCGGCATGGTCTGGAAGGACGCCAAGGAGTTCGACAACACCTACTCCACCGGCAAGACCCAGACCTTCCCGCTGTCGCAGGTCACCCTCAAGGGACTCAAGACCGGCCTGATCGACAAGAAGGTCGGCAGCCGGGTGCTCATCGTCATCCCGCCGGACCAGGCCTTCGGCGACCAGCAGCAGCAGGCCATCCCGAAGAACTCCACCCTGGTCTTCGCCGTGGACATCCTCGCCAAGGTGTAA
- the pafA gene encoding Pup--protein ligase: MDRRIFGLENEYGVTCTFRGQRRLSPDEVARYLFRRVVSWGRSSNVFLRNGARLYLDVGSHPEYATPECDNVTELVTHDKAGERILEGLLVDAERRLHEEGIAGDVYLFKNNTDSAGNSYGCHENYLVARHGEFSRLADILIPFLVTRQLICGAGKVLQTPRGAVYCVSQRAEHIWEGVSSATTRSRPIINTRDEPHADAERYRRLHVIVGDSNMSETTMLLKVGATDLVLRMIEAGTVMRDLTLENPIRAIREVSHDLTGQRKVRLASGREASAIEVQREYYEKAVDFVERRGIRTGTVDQVLELWGRTLDAIEAEDLDRIDTEIDWVMKYKLIERYRAKHNMTMSNPRVAQIDLAYHDIHRRRGLFYLLERKGQTARICNDLKIFEGKSVPPQTTRARLRGDFIRRAQEQRRDFTVDWVHLKLNDQAQRTVLCKDPFRSVDERVEKLIAGM; this comes from the coding sequence ATGGACCGCCGCATTTTCGGGCTGGAGAACGAGTACGGCGTCACGTGCACGTTCAGGGGACAGCGCCGACTGTCACCTGACGAAGTGGCGCGCTACCTCTTCCGCCGTGTTGTGTCATGGGGCCGCAGCAGCAACGTCTTTCTGCGGAACGGCGCCCGCCTCTACCTCGACGTGGGATCGCATCCGGAATATGCCACCCCCGAATGCGACAACGTGACCGAACTGGTCACGCACGACAAGGCGGGCGAGCGCATTCTCGAAGGCCTGCTCGTCGACGCCGAACGCCGCCTGCACGAGGAGGGAATCGCGGGCGACGTCTATCTCTTCAAGAACAACACCGACTCGGCGGGAAACTCCTACGGCTGCCACGAGAACTACCTCGTGGCCCGGCACGGAGAATTCTCCCGGCTCGCGGACATCCTCATCCCCTTCCTCGTCACCCGGCAGCTGATCTGCGGGGCGGGCAAGGTGCTCCAGACCCCGCGCGGCGCGGTCTACTGCGTCAGCCAGCGCGCCGAGCACATCTGGGAGGGCGTCAGCTCCGCCACCACCCGCTCCCGGCCGATCATCAACACCCGCGACGAACCCCACGCCGACGCCGAGCGGTACCGCCGCCTCCACGTCATCGTCGGTGACTCCAACATGTCCGAGACGACCATGCTGCTCAAGGTCGGCGCCACCGACCTGGTGCTCCGCATGATCGAGGCGGGCACGGTGATGCGCGACCTGACCCTGGAGAACCCGATCCGGGCGATCCGCGAGGTCAGCCACGACCTCACCGGGCAGCGCAAGGTCCGCCTGGCCAGCGGCCGGGAGGCCTCGGCCATAGAGGTCCAGCGGGAGTACTACGAAAAGGCCGTGGACTTCGTCGAGCGCCGGGGCATCCGAACCGGCACCGTCGACCAGGTCCTGGAGCTGTGGGGCCGCACCCTGGACGCGATCGAGGCCGAGGACCTCGACCGGATCGACACCGAGATCGACTGGGTCATGAAGTACAAGCTCATCGAGCGGTACCGGGCCAAGCACAACATGACCATGTCGAATCCGCGGGTCGCGCAGATAGACCTCGCCTACCACGACATCCACCGCCGAAGGGGTCTCTTCTACCTCCTGGAGCGCAAGGGGCAGACCGCCCGCATCTGCAACGACCTGAAGATCTTCGAGGGCAAGTCGGTGCCCCCGCAGACCACCCGGGCCAGGCTGCGCGGCGACTTCATCCGGCGGGCCCAGGAGCAGCGGCGGGACTTCACCGTCGACTGGGTCCACCTCAAGCTCAACGACCAGGCGCAGCGCACGGTGCTGTGCAAGGACCCGTTCCGTTCCGTGGACGAGCGGGTGGAGAAGCTGATCGCCGGTATGTGA
- a CDS encoding MFS transporter, with product MAAGYLDILRARHAARLLTGTLVGRLPNGTAHIAIVLFTRAEGGSYTLAGALAAAYGLATAVGQPLLGRAVDLYGQPRVQFPAAVLSALGMALFAVAGLGSLPLAYAAVVVAGVATPPLEGGLRALWPSVLKREDQVHRAYAMDAVAQEIMFTVGPLLVTLLVALWSPAAALLVINAIGVLGALSVVLSEPSRTWRSAPREAHWLGALRSPGLLALLGAFFFIGLALGSITVAGVAYADDHGRESVYGWLMASLGLGALIGGLAYGARQWAGAPEKRLRVIVGLLALGYLPLTLTPSVPAMAALAALAGVFLAPAIACSFIVVDRHAPRGTVTEAFSWLVTTFGVGAAVGTAVAGPAVELGSTAWSFAVAGAGGVAALVVLLATGRVLGADSVPVRAPAVVTGSENDRNGAVEPGFSTGRKA from the coding sequence ATGGCCGCGGGATATCTGGACATCCTCCGGGCGCGGCACGCTGCCCGGCTGCTCACGGGCACGCTGGTGGGGCGCCTGCCCAACGGCACCGCGCACATCGCGATCGTGCTGTTCACCCGCGCCGAAGGCGGCAGCTACACCCTCGCGGGCGCGCTGGCCGCCGCGTACGGACTGGCCACCGCCGTCGGCCAGCCGCTGCTGGGCCGGGCCGTGGACCTGTACGGGCAGCCGCGCGTCCAGTTCCCCGCCGCCGTCCTCTCGGCGCTCGGCATGGCCCTGTTCGCGGTCGCGGGCCTCGGCTCGCTCCCGCTGGCCTACGCCGCCGTCGTCGTCGCGGGAGTCGCCACACCGCCCCTGGAGGGCGGCCTGCGCGCCTTGTGGCCCAGCGTCCTCAAGCGCGAGGACCAGGTGCACCGGGCGTACGCCATGGACGCCGTCGCGCAGGAGATCATGTTCACGGTCGGACCGCTCCTGGTGACGCTGCTCGTCGCCCTCTGGTCCCCGGCCGCCGCCCTCCTCGTCATCAACGCCATCGGCGTCCTGGGCGCCCTGTCCGTCGTCCTGTCCGAGCCCTCGCGCACCTGGCGCTCCGCCCCCCGCGAGGCGCACTGGCTGGGCGCCCTTCGCTCGCCCGGACTCCTCGCCCTCCTCGGTGCCTTCTTCTTCATCGGCCTCGCGCTCGGCTCCATCACGGTGGCCGGAGTGGCGTACGCCGACGACCACGGCCGGGAATCGGTGTACGGCTGGCTGATGGCCTCGCTCGGCCTCGGCGCGCTGATCGGCGGCCTGGCCTACGGCGCCCGCCAGTGGGCCGGTGCGCCGGAGAAGCGGCTGCGGGTGATCGTCGGCCTGCTGGCGCTCGGCTACCTGCCGCTGACGCTCACCCCTTCGGTGCCCGCGATGGCCGCCCTCGCCGCCCTCGCCGGGGTGTTCCTCGCCCCGGCCATCGCCTGCTCCTTCATCGTGGTCGACCGGCACGCCCCGCGCGGCACGGTGACCGAGGCCTTCTCCTGGCTCGTCACCACCTTCGGCGTGGGCGCGGCGGTCGGAACGGCCGTCGCGGGACCGGCCGTCGAGCTGGGCTCCACGGCCTGGAGTTTCGCGGTCGCGGGGGCCGGGGGAGTGGCGGCCCTGGTGGTTCTGCTGGCCACCGGACGGGTTCTGGGGGCCGACTCGGTGCCCGTCCGCGCGCCCGCCGTCGTGACCGGATCTGAAAATGATCGGAACGGTGCTGTCGAACCCGGTTTCAGCACAGGCCGTAAGGCGTAA
- a CDS encoding LacI family DNA-binding transcriptional regulator: MTSAHQPVPARPTSRDVARAAGVSQATVSLVLGGKWPGRVSEATARRVRESAAELGYRPNLAARSLRLGRTRTALLVVPALTNEFFARVCTGAAAVAAEHDFGVVLYPSPDGTGPARDPFASARASLDGVIASSMAADALDALRGAELPLVMLDSDPADTGPAAQVNLDIGDGMRQVTDHLLGLGHRRFLHLASAVDTWTFAVRARALHDALGAVPDASLRTVRAPLDVRAGREAAEGVLAAAGQRPTAIVCDDDILAAGACKAARRLGLRVPDELSVTGFDDLALATAVEPELTTVQLPAEHVGERGMEALLAVLDGRPVEPGGLPVQLVVRGSTAPPPAARA, encoded by the coding sequence GTGACCAGCGCCCATCAGCCCGTACCCGCCCGGCCCACCAGCCGGGACGTGGCCCGCGCGGCGGGCGTCTCCCAGGCGACGGTCTCCCTGGTGCTCGGCGGGAAGTGGCCGGGACGGGTCTCCGAGGCCACGGCCCGGCGGGTCCGGGAGAGCGCGGCGGAGCTGGGCTACCGGCCCAATCTGGCGGCCCGCAGTCTGCGGCTCGGCCGGACCAGGACCGCGCTGCTGGTGGTCCCCGCGCTCACCAACGAGTTCTTCGCCCGGGTGTGCACCGGGGCGGCGGCGGTCGCCGCGGAGCACGACTTCGGTGTGGTGCTCTACCCCTCCCCCGACGGCACGGGCCCGGCCCGGGACCCGTTCGCTTCGGCCCGCGCCTCGCTGGACGGGGTGATCGCGTCCTCGATGGCCGCCGACGCCCTGGACGCACTGCGCGGGGCCGAGCTGCCGCTGGTGATGCTGGACAGCGATCCGGCCGACACCGGCCCCGCGGCCCAGGTGAACCTGGACATCGGCGACGGGATGCGGCAGGTGACGGACCATCTGCTGGGGCTCGGGCACCGCCGCTTCCTGCATCTGGCCTCCGCCGTGGACACCTGGACGTTCGCGGTCCGGGCCCGGGCGCTGCACGACGCTCTGGGCGCGGTGCCGGACGCGAGCCTGCGTACGGTACGGGCCCCGCTGGACGTACGGGCGGGGCGCGAGGCCGCGGAAGGGGTGCTGGCGGCCGCCGGGCAGAGGCCGACCGCGATCGTCTGCGACGACGACATCCTGGCCGCGGGCGCCTGCAAGGCGGCTCGGCGGCTCGGGCTGCGGGTGCCGGACGAGCTGTCGGTCACCGGCTTCGACGATCTGGCGCTGGCCACCGCCGTCGAGCCGGAACTGACCACGGTTCAGCTGCCCGCCGAGCACGTCGGGGAACGCGGTATGGAGGCGCTGCTCGCCGTGCTGGACGGCCGCCCCGTCGAGCCGGGCGGCCTGCCGGTACAGCTGGTCGTACGCGGCTCGACGGCGCCGCCGCCCGCCGCCCGGGCATGA
- the prcA gene encoding proteasome subunit alpha, with the protein MSTPFYVSPQQAMADRAEYARKGIARGRSLVVLQYADGIVFVGENPSRALHKFSEIYDRIGFAAAGKYNEYENLRIGGVRYADLRGYTYDRDDVTARGLANVYAQTLGTIFSSAAEKPYEVELVVAEVGAEPEGDQIYRLPHDGSIVDEHGSVAVGGNAEQISSFLDQRHRDGMTLAEALKLAVQALSREPGGGEREIPAERLEVAVLDRTRPQQRKFKRIVGRQLTRLLETEVASSTPTDAPSDTEDTDSATTPDSTEE; encoded by the coding sequence GTGTCGACGCCGTTCTATGTCTCACCCCAGCAGGCCATGGCCGACCGGGCGGAGTACGCCCGCAAGGGCATCGCCCGTGGTCGCAGCCTTGTTGTGCTGCAGTACGCCGACGGCATTGTGTTCGTCGGCGAGAACCCGTCCCGTGCGCTGCACAAGTTCAGCGAGATCTATGACCGGATCGGCTTCGCCGCCGCCGGGAAGTACAACGAGTACGAGAACCTCCGCATCGGCGGCGTGCGCTACGCCGATCTGCGCGGATACACCTACGACCGGGACGATGTGACGGCCCGTGGGCTGGCCAACGTCTACGCCCAGACGCTCGGCACCATCTTCTCCAGCGCCGCCGAGAAGCCCTACGAGGTGGAGCTGGTGGTCGCCGAGGTCGGCGCCGAGCCCGAGGGCGACCAGATCTACCGGCTGCCCCACGACGGTTCGATCGTGGACGAGCACGGCTCGGTCGCAGTCGGCGGCAACGCCGAACAGATCAGCAGCTTCCTCGACCAGCGCCACCGCGACGGCATGACGCTCGCCGAGGCGCTCAAGCTGGCCGTCCAGGCGCTCTCGCGGGAGCCGGGCGGCGGCGAGCGGGAGATCCCGGCCGAGCGCCTGGAGGTCGCGGTCCTGGACCGTACCCGCCCCCAGCAGCGCAAGTTCAAGCGGATCGTCGGCCGTCAGCTGACCCGGCTGCTGGAGACGGAAGTCGCGAGCAGCACCCCGACGGACGCCCCGTCCGACACCGAGGACACCGACTCCGCCACCACGCCCGATTCCACGGAGGAGTAG
- the prcB gene encoding proteasome subunit beta — protein sequence MEANTRSTGRLPAAFLTPGSSSFMDFLSDQSPEMLPGNRSLPPLQGAIEAPHGTTIVAASFPGGVVLAGDRRATMGNMIAQRDIEKVFPADEYSAVGIAGTAGLAVEMVKLFQLELEHFEKVEGAQLSLEGKANRLSTMIRSNLAMAMQGLAVVPLFAGFDVDREKGRIFSYDVTGGRSEETGYAATGSGSIFARNAMKKLYREDLTEEQALTLVVQALYDAADDDSATGGPDVARRIYPIVTVITDEGFRRLSDQESSEIARSVLERRLEQPDGPRAALL from the coding sequence GTGGAAGCCAACACTCGTAGCACCGGGCGTCTACCAGCAGCCTTCCTGACGCCGGGGTCGTCCTCGTTCATGGACTTCCTGTCCGACCAGTCGCCCGAGATGCTCCCGGGCAACCGGAGCCTGCCGCCGCTCCAGGGGGCCATCGAGGCGCCGCACGGGACGACCATCGTCGCGGCGTCCTTCCCCGGCGGCGTGGTCCTGGCCGGTGACCGGCGCGCCACCATGGGCAACATGATCGCGCAGCGCGACATCGAGAAGGTCTTCCCGGCCGACGAGTACTCGGCGGTGGGCATCGCCGGCACCGCCGGACTGGCTGTGGAGATGGTCAAGCTGTTCCAGCTGGAGCTGGAGCACTTCGAGAAGGTCGAGGGCGCCCAGCTCTCCCTGGAGGGCAAGGCCAACCGGCTCTCCACCATGATCCGCAGCAATCTGGCCATGGCCATGCAGGGCCTCGCCGTGGTGCCCCTCTTCGCCGGTTTCGACGTCGACCGCGAGAAGGGCCGCATCTTCTCCTACGACGTCACCGGCGGGCGTTCGGAGGAGACCGGCTACGCCGCCACCGGCTCCGGCTCGATCTTCGCCCGCAACGCGATGAAGAAGCTCTACCGCGAGGACCTGACGGAGGAGCAGGCCCTCACCCTGGTCGTGCAGGCGCTGTACGACGCCGCGGACGACGACTCGGCGACCGGCGGCCCGGACGTGGCCCGCCGCATCTACCCGATCGTCACCGTCATCACCGACGAAGGCTTCCGGAGGCTGAGCGACCAGGAGTCCTCCGAGATCGCGCGCTCCGTTCTGGAACGCCGACTGGAGCAGCCCGACGGCCCGCGCGCCGCGCTGCTCTGA
- a CDS encoding endonuclease VII domain-containing protein produces the protein MPRTSSGHLSKRAGNKAECPTLLRRGSTLVDGRIGRGSPSPVKGPCVMASRRIAGSALPSTASSVRRPRPRPRPRPRPRARASRSGGKAPVPREHERCTQCGEVKPHDQWERDKSSSDGWSSSCRERGAERGRIGCFKRTQGLVPAEPDALIAAQQGVCRICPIAPAEHVDHCHETGRVRGVLCFSCNAALGQFKDRPDAIRRAAAYVEGNAWKPTLVAPGVYQQPS, from the coding sequence ATGCCGAGGACTTCGTCAGGTCATTTGTCCAAAAGGGCGGGGAATAAGGCTGAATGTCCGACTCTTCTGCGGAGAGGCAGCACTCTCGTCGACGGAAGAATCGGCCGCGGCAGTCCTTCGCCGGTAAAAGGGCCATGCGTGATGGCCTCCAGGCGTATTGCCGGAAGTGCTCTGCCGAGTACTGCCAGCAGCGTCAGGAGGCCAAGGCCAAGGCCAAGGCCAAGGCCAAGGCCAAGGGCAAGGGCAAGCCGGTCCGGGGGCAAGGCGCCGGTGCCACGGGAGCACGAACGTTGCACGCAGTGCGGCGAGGTGAAGCCGCATGACCAGTGGGAGCGCGACAAGTCGTCTTCCGACGGCTGGTCGAGTTCCTGCCGCGAACGCGGGGCGGAGCGAGGTCGGATCGGCTGCTTCAAGCGCACGCAGGGCCTTGTCCCTGCCGAGCCGGACGCGCTGATCGCGGCTCAGCAGGGCGTGTGCCGTATCTGTCCAATCGCTCCGGCTGAGCATGTGGATCACTGCCATGAGACGGGTAGGGTCCGTGGCGTACTGTGCTTCAGCTGCAACGCAGCCCTGGGGCAGTTCAAGGATCGGCCGGATGCCATAAGGCGTGCAGCCGCATACGTGGAGGGAAACGCGTGGAAGCCAACACTCGTAGCACCGGGCGTCTACCAGCAGCCTTCCTGA
- a CDS encoding ubiquitin-like protein Pup, with translation MATKDTGGGQQKATRSTEEVEEQAQDAQASEDLKERQEKLSDDVDSVLDEIDDVLEENAEDFVRSFVQKGGE, from the coding sequence ATGGCGACCAAGGACACCGGCGGCGGACAGCAGAAGGCGACGCGTTCCACCGAGGAGGTCGAGGAGCAGGCGCAGGACGCGCAGGCGTCCGAGGATCTCAAGGAGCGCCAGGAGAAGCTGAGCGACGACGTCGACTCGGTGCTGGACGAGATCGACGACGTCCTGGAAGAGAATGCCGAGGACTTCGTCAGGTCATTTGTCCAAAAGGGCGGGGAATAA
- the dop gene encoding depupylase/deamidase Dop, with product MTVRRVMGIETEYGISVPGHPNANAMLTSSQIVNAYAAAMHRARRARWDFEEENPLRDARGFDLARETADSSQLTDEDIGLANVILTNGARLYVDHAHPEYSSPEITNPRDAVLWDKAGERIMAEAAERAAAIPGAQPIHLYKNNTDNKGASYGTHENYLMQRETPFSDIVRHLTPFFVSRQVVTGAGRVGIGQDGHEHGFQISQRADYFEVEVGLETTLKRPIINTRDEPHSDAEKYRRLHVIIGDANLSEISTYLKLGTTSLVLSMIEDAFINVDLAVDQPVRTLHQVSHDPDLRQLITLRSGRSLTAVQLQMEYFELARKYVDERYGTDADEQTKDILTRWEDTLNRLETDPMSLAGELDWIAKRELMEGYRRRDTLDWDAPRLHLVDLQYADVRPDKGLYNRLAARGRMKRLLDEDEVTRARTKPPEDTRAYFRGRCLEQYADDVAAASWDSVIFDLPDRDSLQRVPTLEPLRGTREHVKDLLDRCRTAEELVRVLSGG from the coding sequence ATGACCGTACGGCGAGTAATGGGCATCGAGACGGAGTACGGGATCTCCGTCCCCGGCCACCCCAACGCCAATGCCATGCTCACCTCGTCCCAGATCGTCAACGCCTACGCGGCGGCGATGCACCGGGCGCGCCGCGCCCGCTGGGACTTCGAGGAGGAAAATCCGCTGCGCGACGCGCGAGGCTTTGACCTCGCCCGTGAGACCGCCGATTCCAGCCAGCTCACCGACGAGGACATCGGCCTGGCCAATGTGATCCTCACCAACGGTGCCCGGCTGTACGTCGACCACGCGCACCCCGAGTACAGCTCCCCGGAGATCACCAATCCGCGGGACGCGGTGCTCTGGGACAAGGCCGGCGAACGGATCATGGCCGAGGCGGCCGAGCGGGCCGCCGCCATCCCCGGCGCGCAGCCGATCCACCTCTACAAGAACAACACCGACAACAAGGGCGCCTCCTACGGCACGCACGAGAACTACCTCATGCAGCGGGAGACGCCGTTCTCGGACATCGTGCGCCACCTGACGCCGTTCTTCGTCTCGCGCCAGGTGGTCACGGGCGCGGGCCGGGTCGGCATCGGCCAGGACGGCCATGAGCACGGCTTCCAGATCAGCCAGCGCGCCGACTACTTCGAGGTTGAGGTCGGCCTGGAGACCACGCTCAAGCGTCCCATCATCAACACCCGGGACGAGCCCCATTCCGACGCCGAGAAGTACCGCCGGCTCCATGTGATCATCGGCGACGCCAATCTCTCGGAGATCTCCACCTACCTCAAGCTCGGCACCACGTCCCTGGTGCTGTCCATGATCGAGGACGCCTTCATCAACGTCGACCTCGCCGTCGACCAGCCCGTACGCACGCTGCACCAGGTCTCGCACGACCCGGATCTGCGGCAGCTGATCACACTCCGCAGCGGCCGGTCACTCACCGCCGTCCAGTTGCAGATGGAGTATTTCGAGCTGGCCCGCAAGTACGTGGACGAGCGGTACGGCACCGACGCCGACGAGCAGACCAAGGACATCCTGACCCGCTGGGAGGACACCCTCAACCGGCTGGAGACCGATCCGATGAGTCTGGCGGGCGAGCTGGACTGGATCGCCAAGCGGGAGCTGATGGAGGGCTACCGCCGCCGCGACACGCTGGACTGGGACGCCCCCCGGCTGCATCTGGTGGACCTCCAGTACGCGGACGTACGGCCCGACAAGGGCCTCTACAACCGTCTGGCGGCCCGTGGGCGGATGAAGCGGCTGCTGGACGAGGACGAGGTCACCAGGGCCCGTACGAAGCCTCCGGAGGACACCAGGGCCTATTTCCGGGGCCGCTGCCTGGAGCAGTACGCCGATGATGTGGCGGCCGCCTCCTGGGACTCGGTCATCTTCGACCTGCCGGACCGCGACTCGCTCCAGCGGGTGCCCACGCTGGAGCCGCTGCGCGGGACGCGCGAGCACGTCAAGGACCTGCTCGACCGGTGTCGTACGGCGGAAGAGCTGGTCCGGGTGCTGTCCGGCGGCTGA
- the arc gene encoding proteasome ATPase: MAAHDDDINRGIRPARGSEDPAGQVAYLEQEIAVLRRKLADSPRHTRILEERIVELQTNLAGVSAQNERLANTLREARDQIVALKEEVDRLAQPPAGFGVFLQANEDGTCDIFTGGRKLRVNVSPSVELDDLRRGQEVMLNEALNVVEAMEFERAGDIVTLKEILEDGERALVVGHTDEERVVRLAEPLLDMTIRSGDALLLDSRSGYVYEVVPKSEVEELVLEEVPDIDYDKIGGLGDQIELIRDAVELPYLHPDLFKEHELRPPKGILLYGPPGCGKTLIAKAVANSLAKKVAEVTGQPAGKSYFLNIKGPELLNKYVGETERHIRLVFQRAREKASEGTPVIVFFDEMESLFRTRGSGVSSDVENTIVPQLLAEIDGVEGLENVIVIGASNREDMIDPAILRPGRLDVKIKIERPDAEAAKDIFAKYLTPSLPLHADDLSEHTGSREAAAHAMIQSVVERMYTESEENRFLEVTYANGDKEVLYFKDFNSGAMIQNIVDRAKKMAIKAFLEHGQKGLRVAHLLQACVDEFKENEDLPNTTNPDDWARISGKKGERIVFIRTLVTGKQGADTGRSIDTVANTGQYL; encoded by the coding sequence GTGGCAGCCCACGACGACGACATCAACCGCGGCATCCGGCCCGCGCGAGGGTCAGAGGACCCAGCCGGCCAGGTTGCCTATCTCGAGCAGGAAATCGCCGTCCTGCGACGCAAGCTCGCCGACTCTCCGCGTCATACGAGGATTCTCGAAGAGCGGATCGTCGAGTTGCAGACGAACCTGGCGGGCGTGTCCGCGCAGAACGAGCGGCTCGCCAACACGCTCCGTGAGGCGCGTGACCAGATCGTGGCCCTCAAGGAGGAGGTCGACCGGCTCGCGCAGCCGCCGGCCGGCTTCGGCGTCTTCCTGCAGGCCAATGAGGACGGCACCTGCGACATCTTCACCGGGGGCCGCAAGCTCCGGGTGAACGTCAGCCCCAGTGTCGAGCTCGACGACCTGCGGCGCGGCCAGGAAGTCATGCTCAACGAAGCGCTCAACGTGGTCGAGGCCATGGAGTTCGAGCGGGCCGGGGACATCGTCACCCTCAAGGAGATCCTTGAGGACGGCGAGCGCGCCCTGGTGGTCGGGCACACCGACGAGGAGAGGGTGGTGCGGCTCGCCGAGCCGCTGCTGGACATGACCATCCGCTCCGGCGACGCCCTGCTCCTGGACTCCAGGTCCGGCTACGTCTACGAGGTGGTTCCCAAGAGCGAGGTCGAGGAGCTCGTCCTCGAAGAGGTCCCGGACATCGACTACGACAAGATCGGCGGCCTGGGCGACCAGATCGAGCTGATCCGCGACGCGGTCGAGCTTCCGTATCTGCACCCCGACCTCTTCAAGGAGCACGAGCTGCGGCCGCCGAAGGGCATCCTGCTCTACGGTCCGCCCGGCTGCGGCAAGACCCTGATCGCCAAGGCCGTCGCCAATTCGCTCGCCAAGAAGGTCGCCGAGGTGACCGGGCAGCCCGCGGGGAAGAGCTACTTCCTCAATATCAAGGGCCCCGAGCTGCTCAACAAGTACGTCGGCGAGACCGAGCGGCACATCCGCCTGGTCTTCCAGCGTGCTCGGGAGAAGGCGAGCGAGGGTACCCCCGTCATCGTCTTCTTCGACGAGATGGAATCCCTCTTCCGCACCCGCGGCAGCGGCGTCAGCTCGGACGTGGAGAACACCATCGTCCCGCAGCTGCTCGCCGAGATCGACGGGGTGGAGGGCCTGGAGAACGTCATCGTCATCGGCGCCTCCAACCGCGAGGACATGATCGACCCCGCCATCCTGCGACCCGGCCGCCTCGATGTGAAGATCAAGATCGAGCGTCCGGACGCCGAGGCGGCGAAGGACATCTTCGCGAAGTACCTGACCCCGTCGCTCCCGCTGCACGCGGACGACCTGTCCGAGCACACCGGCTCGCGGGAGGCCGCCGCCCACGCCATGATCCAGTCGGTCGTGGAGCGGATGTACACGGAGTCCGAGGAGAACCGCTTCCTTGAGGTCACCTACGCCAACGGCGACAAGGAAGTCCTGTACTTCAAGGACTTCAACTCCGGCGCGATGATTCAGAACATCGTCGACCGGGCAAAGAAAATGGCCATCAAGGCATTCCTCGAACACGGCCAGAAGGGGCTGCGGGTCGCTCATCTCCTGCAGGCCTGTGTGGACGAGTTCAAGGAGAACGAAGACCTGCCGAACACCACCAACCCGGACGACTGGGCCAGGATTTCCGGTAAGAAGGGTGAGCGGATCGTCTTCATCCGCACACTCGTCACCGGAAAGCAGGGCGCGGACACCGGGCGGTCCATCGACACGGTCGCCAATACCGGCCAGTACCTGTAA
- a CDS encoding ferredoxin, translating to MTVQQDSPGDSGTQDLEVWIDQDLCTGDGICVQYAPEVFELDIDGLAYVKSSDDELLQDKGATTPVPLPLLQDVVDSAKECPGDCIHVRRVKDSVEVYGPDAE from the coding sequence ATGACCGTGCAGCAGGACTCGCCGGGCGACAGCGGCACCCAGGATCTGGAGGTCTGGATCGACCAGGATCTCTGCACGGGCGACGGAATCTGCGTGCAGTACGCCCCCGAGGTCTTCGAGCTGGACATCGACGGCCTGGCGTACGTGAAGAGCAGTGACGACGAGCTGCTTCAGGACAAGGGCGCGACCACTCCGGTGCCGCTGCCGCTCCTCCAGGACGTCGTCGACTCGGCCAAGGAGTGCCCCGGCGACTGCATCCATGTGCGGCGCGTCAAGGACAGCGTCGAGGTGTACGGGCCGGACGCCGAGTAG